In Dysgonomonadaceae bacterium zrk40, one genomic interval encodes:
- a CDS encoding DNA polymerase III subunit delta, with the protein MYFRDVIGLQDVKRHLIESVQRGYIPHARIFYGPEGVGKLPLAIAYARYLNCSNRGSDDACGECPSCHKFDKLAHPDLHFVFPVVKSKVSDEYLPEWRQFLKENRYFNLGSWLSFIDAQNAQGLIYAKESDEIIRKLNLKVYEAPYKVMIVWLPEKMHESCANKLLKMVEEPPANTVFLLVSEDRENVLQTIWSRCQPLQIRSIEMEEMTAALERTYAIDHSRAIDCARIANGSFTRAVELLTSSEERAYQFELFKEMMRASVSRNIKSIKEVAGTLAGIGRDRQKSFLLYALRLFREYFVSNMQLPEIVYLNSEEQQFGDRFAPFINEQNIEAFDEEFSLAHRQIEQNGNAKIIFLDLCLKVTVLLKK; encoded by the coding sequence ATGTATTTTCGCGATGTCATAGGATTGCAGGATGTGAAGCGCCACCTCATTGAGTCGGTGCAGCGGGGCTACATTCCGCATGCCCGCATCTTCTACGGTCCCGAGGGGGTGGGGAAGTTGCCGCTGGCCATCGCCTATGCGCGTTACCTCAACTGTTCCAACCGCGGGAGCGATGATGCCTGCGGCGAGTGCCCCTCCTGCCACAAGTTCGACAAGCTGGCGCACCCCGACCTGCACTTCGTCTTCCCGGTAGTCAAGTCGAAGGTGAGCGACGAGTACCTGCCGGAGTGGCGTCAGTTTCTCAAGGAGAACCGCTACTTCAACCTGGGCAGCTGGCTCTCCTTTATCGATGCACAGAACGCACAGGGACTCATCTATGCCAAGGAGAGCGATGAGATCATCCGAAAGCTCAACCTGAAGGTCTATGAGGCACCCTACAAGGTGATGATCGTCTGGTTGCCGGAGAAGATGCACGAGAGCTGCGCCAACAAGCTGCTGAAGATGGTGGAGGAACCACCAGCCAACACCGTGTTCCTGTTGGTCTCCGAAGATCGTGAGAATGTGTTGCAAACAATCTGGTCGCGCTGTCAACCGCTGCAGATCAGGTCCATCGAGATGGAGGAGATGACCGCAGCCCTCGAACGAACCTATGCGATAGATCACTCCCGGGCAATTGATTGTGCACGCATTGCCAACGGCAGCTTTACCCGTGCCGTCGAGCTGCTCACCTCCTCCGAGGAGAGGGCATATCAATTTGAGCTGTTCAAGGAGATGATGCGTGCGTCGGTATCGCGAAACATAAAGAGCATCAAGGAGGTGGCGGGAACGCTCGCCGGCATTGGCCGCGACCGTCAGAAGAGCTTCCTGCTCTACGCGCTCCGGCTCTTCCGTGAATATTTCGTGAGCAACATGCAACTGCCCGAAATCGTTTACCTGAACAGCGAGGAGCAACAGTTCGGCGATCGTTTTGCCCCCTTCATCAACGAACAGAACATCGAAGCCTTCGATGAGGAGTTCTCGCTGGCACACCGTCAGATAGAGCAGAACGGCAATGCGAAAATCATCTTTCTCGATCTTTGTTTGAAGGTAACGGTGCTATTGAAAAAATAA
- a CDS encoding methylenetetrahydrofolate reductase, with amino-acid sequence MKISELIDKTQQTAFSFELLPPLKGNSIGQVFKTIDRLKEFDPKFINITTHHSENIYREDESGVYRKTNVRKRPGSVAIAAAIQHRYGIRAVPHIISKGFSKEETEYALIDLAFLGVTDLLLLRGDTKKLDAQQRSMDSHDHATGLQEQVNNFNRGIAFDGSSFTPPETPFSYGMACYPEKHEESPNMESEILYTKMKADNGADYLVTQMFFDNSKYFAFVERCRAAGITIPIIPGIKPVHLLSQLTVLPQIFRSEIPEPLEKELRKCKNDEEAKEVGVAWCIAQCRELVAHKVPSIHFYSLMATESVRRVAKEIY; translated from the coding sequence ATGAAGATTTCGGAACTGATTGACAAGACACAGCAGACCGCCTTCTCTTTCGAGCTGTTACCCCCGCTCAAGGGGAACAGCATTGGGCAGGTGTTCAAAACAATCGACCGGCTGAAGGAGTTCGATCCCAAATTCATTAACATCACCACCCACCACAGCGAGAACATCTATCGGGAAGATGAGAGTGGTGTCTACCGTAAGACTAACGTGCGCAAGCGGCCCGGTTCGGTGGCTATCGCCGCCGCCATACAACACCGCTATGGCATCCGCGCCGTGCCCCATATCATCTCGAAAGGCTTCTCGAAAGAGGAGACCGAGTATGCACTCATCGACCTCGCCTTTCTGGGGGTGACCGACCTGTTGCTGCTGCGCGGCGACACCAAGAAGCTCGACGCCCAACAGCGCAGCATGGATAGTCACGACCATGCCACCGGACTCCAGGAGCAGGTGAACAACTTCAACCGGGGCATCGCCTTCGACGGCTCCTCCTTCACGCCGCCCGAGACACCTTTCTCCTATGGCATGGCCTGCTACCCGGAGAAGCATGAGGAGTCGCCCAACATGGAGTCGGAGATTCTCTACACCAAGATGAAAGCCGACAACGGGGCCGACTACCTGGTCACCCAGATGTTCTTCGACAACAGCAAGTATTTTGCCTTCGTGGAGCGCTGCCGCGCCGCGGGCATCACCATCCCCATCATCCCGGGCATCAAGCCGGTGCACCTCTTGAGCCAGCTCACCGTGCTGCCCCAGATCTTCCGCTCCGAGATACCGGAGCCGCTGGAGAAAGAGCTGCGCAAGTGCAAAAACGATGAGGAAGCCAAAGAGGTTGGGGTAGCGTGGTGCATTGCCCAGTGCCGCGAGCTGGTGGCACACAAGGTGCCCTCCATTCATTTCTACTCGCTGATGGCCACCGAGAGTGTCCGGCGGGTGGCGAAAGAGATCTACTGA